Genomic segment of Salvia hispanica cultivar TCC Black 2014 chromosome 2, UniMelb_Shisp_WGS_1.0, whole genome shotgun sequence:
aaagaaaaaagaagcatGATTAAGCTCTTTTTTCCAGTCCTCCAAAGAGAAAAGCTGTGTAGACAGAAGCCATGCCCCATTGGAAAATGTAGGAAAAAGAATCATTATGCATGTTCACACATACACGTTTGTATACCAAACACTTTTTTGCCAATACTACACACGAAAGTGCTATTGTAAGTCTGGGAATTGggttgaattaaattattgaattcGATCTCCAAAAAGTTTAAGTTAACCTTCAGTATTTTGATATCAAATTATACCACAactgttaaaaaattaaagaaagtaTATATCGCTGTTGGGGGGATGCTGACTATCTAAATGTagaacattaaaaaattgagGTTTCATATTCGTTCAATATTGTTGGCGGAACCCAAAGTATCTCCTAGATAAGTCATGTCTATTTAAtcacatgaaattaattttttgtttaggtGAATTAACATTTAATGTAAGATTTAACGCCTTATTCTAATCAAGGTGTTAagctaaaattgaaataaatatgcaatgCAAAAATCGTGAATTTAAtcaatgtaaaataaatatttaatacgactaaaagaaataataaatcttattttcataaaaaaataatttagaagaaaaattcttttaagattgataaaattttaattttaacagaCGATGTCTTAatttgatagaaaaaaaagataacaTAACGATTCTTAATAGTGAGTAGTAACTTTTAATTACTAGATCTATGACAAATTTTGAGCCTATAATCATACATTCTACTATCTTtgtctacaaaaaataattttattttcttttattttgaattttctttgaaGTATGTCCCACATTTGTGTTTGAGAATGGAATACAACTTATAGTGTTGACACAATGTCACACAGTTATCAAAACTAACATACATCAATTTCCCCTCAATTTTCCATCCATATTTCAATGCTTGGAAACTTGCAGTTGCCGACATTCACATGGCATAACAAATGtggattttaatttctaacaGATTTAACATGATAAGAGTAATATCAAGGGAGAGTGTTAATTATGATGGCGCCATTACCGATTTCTATCAAAGTCGaatttatctttctttattcatctctctcGTAAGTCGTACCTTCCTATTATTTATATCGCAACTACTTCTAAAAAAGACCAACAGTGAAAAATATCCATAACTCCTAACCGTTAATTGTGATATGAATCTGTGAGAATCAAAACTCTGACTTTACCACtaattattataaacaaaataaataaaaaatatagtagaaatTCTCAAGTAtacaatatatgatcaaaaccaagtaaaactaccctctaaaatcatgtaaaatccaagtgaatcaactcccccaaacttaaacaATTGCTAGTCCTCgagcaatgaagaaaaagaactaGAAGAAACTTGGATTCAAAAGAGTTTTAGACATCATTATCGTCTCAATTAATACGGAATAAAGGAGCATATCACAATACAAATTCCATCAAGTTAAGCCGTCGAATGCACTTTTACTACTAACTCGTATATCACCTTAGATTCATGCTTCACTCGgaatgtatatatgtgtgtatattcACCTCACTCAAAGTGTATAAGATATCAAGTAACActcaaatcaatcaaaaatgcatggtttaccataggcttgctcaatgTCTAACCTCTCCTCTACTTCGTGTGACAATAAATCTagagtccgaaaggtcttttgTTTAGGttataatgtaggctctttggtaggtagggtaatatttggctaaagtgGCTAAATTCCCAATAAGATAAAATCCCAAGAAATTACAACAATCAACTTTTAACTTCAACCATTTGCCAAAACACTTTTCCACAATAACTAGACTTTGTCTAATTTCTTCCCAACTTCCAAAGACCTCAAATTATTCTctatatacaatattttttcttttttttttctttctcttttttttttctcttcattttttttctcttcttcttcttctttttttttttttctaagtaCAACCAACTTTCAACTTGATAAGCTAAACACGACCAATTTCTTTCAACAACTAAACTCTCCACATTCTTCTTTTCATAGCTCAACAATTCTAGAGTCTAGGATTCCCAACCCCTTTGATTAGCTTGACAAAAGAAAAGGCAATAGGCTCAAACTTGGCTATCAAGggtattattatataataaggTTAGTGTTTAGGTAAAAATGAGGCTAACAACAATAGCCTAACATCTTCCCCTATCTTTAAGGTCACTATGTAGACTCAAGAAGAcaaggagcaagttctagaaacacaTACATCAATTGATGATAAATCACACATGAAAGAATTAAAAGCTCAAGTCTCACTGGGCAAATAGCATGAATCAAggcaaacaagcaattcatTACTTATGCATCCTATTACTCAAACTCTCAAGTCAATGGTCAAGTGATAGCTCAAAGTGGAAGGTTCTTTTATCATAGACGACTAGTCTTCACCCAAATTACTACCAagtttttcaattcaatttcaaattttttttttcaataaatccCAACCAATCAAAGCAAAAATTCATGGAGttctaacaaaaataattctatcctaaaaaaaaataaagcaacaaaaagCAATAAGATATTTGGATTTTCTATCAATTTTGGAAGCATATGATCTACCCAATTTTTCTTCCCAAAGATTTTCAAAGCCCCTCACAAATTTTGGTTTCCACTTTGGGTGaatttgccttttttttttcttctccttcctTTGGATTTGACTTTCTTTTTAGAAATTGATCCACCCGTGAACCAAAAAAACCCTCTTGGATGAAAAAACGGGGCTAGCTTGTGTCTTTGGACCTCTAAAAACCGCGACTCCTCTTCATAACAAGTTCCTCATCTTCCGACTCTTCTAGCATTATAGATAGACAAAATTTTCGTTTTTTGCCCCACGAAAGTGAGCTCTCCCTGTATATCTTCAATTTTCCCCCTTTTAGAATGAGGGCCCAGGAAAGGGCATTCATTCTTTCCATATCCAACACTACAAAATCGACGGAAATATGAATCCCTTCCTAGAACATCCTCAAAAATTCCTTTAGGGTAGGGGGCCAAAACATTTGCCATCGGAGTGTGATTGTAGTCGGGAGTTCGATcttatcttttttaaaaaagataatggcACTTTTTTGCTCGCCCCCAAATCACACTCCTTTGTCGCGTTTTAATAAAGCGAGATATTGGGAAAATCCCGGGGTCTTTGCTTGGCGGGGACCGAAATTTTCGCActacaattttgaaaatgttcACAACCATAAACAATCCATTCTTCTTCTTAGAGAAACTCTTTTGGGAAATTTGATCGAGGGATTTTTGCGAGCTTCCAAAATGGTATATTAATGTGCACCTtctaaaaaaatcgaaatttgggggaaattctttttcaaaaattttttcTTCCCCCAAAAATGGGGAAGGGGCCCCTTTTTCATAGGAATGGGGGAGAGGGCTTTCGCATTGCTTTTTGCGAATGTCCACCTTATTCTTTCCCGGAATTTTCCCCTCGCTCTTCTTAGTTTTTTCTTCCTCCCCTTTGGCATGGGAAACCTTTTTGCTTTACCACCTCTCAAGTGTAGGCCCGGgtccggattttttttttggctggGGAATTGGGCCGGGATGTTGGGCTCCCCCCTTAGAGATGACCTTTTTCGTTGTCTGCTCTTCATTTTACATTAAGCTTTGCCGTCATTCTCAACTTTTCCAACCTTTGGTTCTCCATATACTTGTCgtttttctccatttcttgGGAGTCGAATCAGTCGCCAAGATATCTTTTAGAAATTTGCCCCCGCCTTCCATTAGCTCCGGGTCCGGGGGGGTTTGGAGTTTTGGGATTCCCCTTGAAAGATTGGGGTGCACCTTTTCCATAGTGGTTATAGTTACCCCCCCCTTGTTGGGCGATAGTTGTTAAATTCCTATTATTTCCCCCCGGGGCCATAGTTACATTTTCAACTCCTCCCCCGGTTGTCCCCGGTTCCTCTCCATGATTCCCAATGGTTAAAAAATCTAGGCTAGAAGCTTGTCTATCCTCTTCTTCTACAAAATTTTCCCCGAGCggtttcttttattattcctCCCATCAATAGCTCTCTCTCAAACACTTGGGATCATTTTTCCCCAAAAGTTCTCCCGGCCCAATTCGTTCACGCTTTCCTCCGAGTCATCccccataaaaaaattatgacgGGTGGGGCTTAGACCATGTTTGGGGGATCTTTGGGTGCTTGAATCAGCCCTCTTCCGGTTGTTTATGGGCTTatcttaaatttaaattttcttgcCTCCCTTTTGAACTTAGGGggaaatttctccaaaaaaaaGTCTACCATGGCATCCATTTTAAAGATCCCACCCCATCCCTTTTGTCCCAAACCAGCACTTCTCAAAGGGAAAAAGGGAATCTTGCCATTTGTTCATTCTCCCCATTAAGCTTACCTTTCGTCCAATAAACTTGGGAAAATGCTTGTTGGATTTTTTTCCTTCCCGAAAACTTTCAGCCATATTTAGCAATCCGGGAGAAAATGATTGGCATCGATCCCTCGTTTCCCGGTGGGTCTCCACCCCCCGCGTAATATTTTGGGGGACCATGGTTTGTTGTTCCTTTTTCTTTGAGGTTTTACCACTCCAAAATTGTATGGAGTTGTTGGGCATCGGACGGATGTGGTACTTGTTCTCTTCGGGCCGCCATTGTTTTGGGGGGCAGGCTTCTCCTTAAAAAAAGGCGCCTTTGGGGTTTCGGCGCCCCGGTTGGGTGCTTATTTGGGGTCGAAAAATCAAAGGGTTTCCCCCTTGGCGGGAGCTcaaccgaaaaaaaaaaaacaaaaatgagaataactcaaaagaaaagaaaaaaaaagcaaataaaatctaaattagtaatctttaaatttttttcacgTATTAGGTATAGTAACACTAAATTGTCCCCCCAGGGGCAAAAAattatccttatttttttaaaaatataccaGTGTATGGGGTAATTAGAAATAGTAAAAGGTTTATCCCGGAACAATGAGTGTAAACCAATTTCccaaattcaaagaaatattcaaaaacattgtttgaacaagaataaaactaaaagtagaaactcctagaattggattgggcggattggaggtctcgtcttcaatcttgcgatgaatacttgtcctctgctcgttcttctcttcttcctaggtgaaaaagtagtatttttggggttgaaggcgtgtaagttgtgtttggaggcgtttcctaggcatatatatacctagggtTGACTTTGGGCCCGAAATAAGCTGTCCGAcgaagctggcgagtcgccaggttgggtgtgcgtcgaagctggcgagtcgccagctgcTTACGGCGTTTTTTTCGTGGAATGCTGGCGGGTCGCTAGGTTCGTTTGCATGCgaacctggcgggtcgccagctaTGTCACTGCACTGTGCAGTCTTGgtaaaacggccataacttcttctaccgaactccgattgagacgtttaagatatccacgcgaagctctttcgaagacgaagagaatggtatgcattACATGCGAatcggacttcaaaatctccagatAAGCTGTCTCGAACATTGAgcagctgcacatccacatattttgtacatttttctacacattcttcacaaaatggtcaaaataccaacataatagagaagtagctataaccatgtctcaaagtacacaatatatgatcaaaaccaagtaaaactaccctctaaaatcatgtaaaatccaagtgaatcagGAACCAAACTTGGGTTGCATTGCATATTCTCATACGCGGTATTGACACCCGGCCATAAGCCATAAGCCATAAGGCAAACAAAACAATGAATGGTTGAAATAAAAGCTAGTCAAAATCTTGAAAGGTACTTGCTTGTGATTCGTGAATATGTGCGAACGTTTGATGGACCATGAATGTGGGTGGGGTCAAATAAGACGTGCTAACATTCTCATAACAAGTTAAAGATTATACTATCTGTTTAATACTTtaatctaaaaagaaaagttaattGAAGTGAATTCCATCTACACTACTTTCAAAGTTGTTCCATGGACTTAATTCATGTCACCACATAAATTTCACATTCAAAACGCGGATTAttcttaaaagttaaaacacaAGAAGGGAGTGGTTATTTAATTCTATCAACTTTATtaaaccctaccaaattactCCACATGCATATGTATACATAGCTAATCAAACAAATACTAGTAACTAATATAAGGGCTAATTCATTACATATGATTAGCTTCCAGTCCCAATTAACTGATGCCTAATTAAATCGACTATTTCCTAAtcatcatttattaattaaataataaaataaaggaagGAGGCCGGCCTAAAGAGACAAACTCGATCACGTGGAAAACCAGAAGTATTCTTCATTGCATCTATGacatagtactattattctaGGATCATGATTCTAGAATTTATCTTCGTGATTTGTCTACTTTTCTTGTTGATATTATCATAACATAAGTAAGATTGGAAATATCGTTCATTATTCAACTTTCAAATTGTCAAAATAATGCGATAATTAATAGGTGTGTCTATATATGATGCAAGTAGACCATGAGCCCTTTTGACTAAGGCACATAGTTTATCAACTAGCTAGACATAACCGTGGACCTTGAAAAGTCTTGCATTTaactctatatataaatactccatacagtagtactattaattacaCAGCTCAAAGCATTTGGTTAGATATTGAAATGGCATGCTTATGGAGGCAGCTGCCGGAAGACTGCGTTTCGAGGATTTTATCCGGCACATCTCCGGCAGATGTATGCAGAATTCTTACCGTCTCCAAGGAATTCCGACATCCCGCTGAATCCAACCTTGTATGGAACCAATTCTTGCCTTCCGATATCCATACCATTCTTCCATCACCAATCAACTTCTCATCCACCAAAAACCTCTTTTTCCTCCTCTCTCAATCCATCCTTGTCGATGATGGCAAAAAGGTAATCATACTTAGACCCCCTTTTCCATCACCATTCAAAGAAATACTACTCTACTAACATACATATCATACCATGATCATGGTGTAGGCCTTTGCATTAGAGATATCAACAGGGAGAAAATCATACATTCTTTCTGCAGCAGACCTTTCCATTTTCCacagcaacaacaacaactgGACCTGGAAATCCATTCCAGAATCAAGGTATTTTTTAGTACTATCTCTTTTGTTACAAACTTAcatatttagaaatgaatgtatgtATGTACAGATTTGATAAGGTGGGGGAGGTGAAAGAGGCAGAGAGGCTCGAAATAGAGGGCAAGATAAGAAGCGAAGCACTGTCTCCCGAAACCAACTATGGCGCATACCTATTATTCAAAATCAGCGAGGATGCATACGGCCTCAACTCCATACCATGTGAAACCTTCATAGCTTCCGGGGACCGCCTGCTGGCCACCAACACCGCCACTTTAGATGATACCATCAACCGCCCCCTGCACGCCCTCTTCTACGGGAACAGGCTGCACAAGATGAAGGAGAGGGTAGGGCTCAACACCGCCCCAGCCGCCCCTTCTAAGAGACAAGATGGCTGGCTCGAAATCCACATCGGAGACTTCTTTATAGGTGCCGCTGACACCGGCAACATAACCATGGCTGTCACGGAGATTAAGGGTCATCAGCTTAAGGGAGGACTCATTGTTGAAGGAATCCATGTCAGGCCAAACACCTAGTTgagcactttttttttctttttaaaaaaaaaaaaaaaaattcattcatttatagATGCACGTGTTGTTGTAAGAAGTTTGTATTAAAACTGAATCAATCGAcatatagatttaattttctattgaCTGTTATCACTTGATTGGCATGAATAAATAAGTCCCTTGTCCCTTTCAGATTTTATTAAGGGAGACGCCgttcacttttattttctcaagtCTATTGAATAATGGACTCTTATTTTGTATCTTTGACATTCAACATTTGGTTATCAATCAAATCTATACAAGGGCTAATCAACACTAGAgacaagagaaagaataaatccTTAGGTAGGCCACAACCCtatctctctcacattaatttgtactactattcactattttaattttaaataatcataaaattaaatttcataacattaatgtaaataacaaaattacttcactaaaattcataaaaaatacaagctacaattaaatattcaatgaGGTCGTCTTGAAGGTGATCATGGATTTGTTCTTCATGCATAGAAGCATGTTGAGATGCAAACTCTCATAAATCTTGAGGCGCACCTTGAATTGAGGGCTCGTTTATGACAGTTGATTGCCCTGCTCGTCCTACCACTGAGTGACGTTGTCGGAGATTATCGATTAGAATCCTCTCGTGCATATCCACCAACCTCTGGGCGTCGTGGACAAGTTGAATTTCTCTAAGTGTCTTGAAAAGCCACAATGATCCCACGACAAAAATTTAGTCAAGCACTATTGGCATGTTGTTTAACAAACATAGAGGTGCTCGTCGAAAATATGAACAATGGTGCCATATTGAGTTGCCTAATCACCACCGTGCATTTCTGCAGCATTGATAGACTATCTCGTCCAAATCTGTTGGCCATTGCAGGAAATACACGTCACGACCAGCCAGGGTATCTGctatacacaaaaaaaataacacttgtCGCATTCGGAACCGCCTCCTGAACATTAAAAAAACCTgtctttgaatatttgatcAATCCAATGGGGCTTTGCAACAAAATAAACTTGGAATAGCTAGAGAACAACTTTCTCAGTGTCTCCATTAATTTAGGCTCTCGATGCCTCCATGTACATTTCAAATATGACATCGTCATCCGGgatcaaattcatttttgtagAGAGATGATTTTTGTTAGAGACTATAgatgaaatgaagaaaaatatgattgtatttagagttttgaatttgaaatagaAAAGGTAAACATTGACCCCTACCCACCCCGGCGACATGCCCTTGCCACTCGTCCCTATTGTTGcatcccccccccccccaaaaaaaacaatcGCCCCCGCCGCTCGCTGAGACGCGGCCTCCATTGTGGATGTTCTTAGATTTTGTAATTCGACACTAagatatttaaaatagaaatattttttatatttatttcttattcatttttacttcaagcatatttttttattgctataTGCATTCCTTTATAAGTAAATGAAtcgtttttattaactttCTTATAGTGTGATGCTTCatcttattcaattaataaatctaTACTTCTTCAACGTTAAAATTATTGATGGAAAATACATggatttcttccaaaattcTCAAGGGTACATATTGATAATGCACGGAAATCTCctaaaaaatttcaaccaaACTTGAGGTAGCTCAATACATATGAAGATATTTGGGACatacacttatttattatttcgaATTGAAAGGTTAGAGTATCATcgaaacatttttaaaaactgaGTCTAAATTGCAGCAAGGTCAAATAAAAAGGATT
This window contains:
- the LOC125206258 gene encoding F-box protein VBF-like; the protein is MGERAFALLFANVHLILSRNFPLALLSFFFLPFGMGNLFALPPLKFLHLTLYINTPYSSTINYTAQSIWLDIEMACLWRQLPEDCVSRILSGTSPADVCRILTVSKEFRHPAESNLVWNQFLPSDIHTILPSPINFSSTKNLFFLLSQSILVDDGKKAFALEISTGRKSYILSAADLSIFHSNNNNWTWKSIPESRFDKVGEVKEAERLEIEGKIRSEALSPETNYGAYLLFKISEDAYGLNSIPCETFIASGDRLLATNTATLDDTINRPLHALFYGNRLHKMKERVGLNTAPAAPSKRQDGWLEIHIGDFFIGAADTGNITMAVTEIKGHQLKGGLIVEGIHVRPNT